A stretch of the Tannerella serpentiformis genome encodes the following:
- a CDS encoding META domain-containing protein, whose translation MKTTARLGLLALLLSIVWAACTHDPDVPPRPAPKPDTTAVDSALLGKWYLAGLGRVGDTTVTPIDSVSYALEIWREGFLYGHYVNGSYTWAGDSIHIKLNAEDKQRMPDRIRTYREALLSVESYRVDNEHQMRLFYDRGQRYLLFRDQPTTLPKQAIVPQDLLTTWILHGRVYFKDGNKALLRNTETGRLRFYTDATWVFQLSTGQLTGSFRTDGQSMHFTLTPPSLKTSPSEAYYLRQALERVTSYKIYDNELQLYVGGEEAYLAFKNAKIGTGRINGHLCQPWKLVGFGHTAGGSLHIPEEGYNLRDRSFMLEFRAGGSLYTHSSTNYFYGEYSVDGQSLRMAVGGGTKVNETQEGKAYIEALHTVERFELQKDGQLKLFYNQGRDYLLFRDGLSLVSSPPPAELLGKWTLAEMRYSALPPVVFKPGEQTITFLKSGYIDVEGYKLFGSIPEDKLYYGYHPWGKENTLFIGWTYFIYNLEGETLTMTDKAAVDGPNYVFKRLRK comes from the coding sequence ATGAAAACCACTGCACGTTTAGGGCTCCTCGCCCTGTTGCTGTCCATCGTCTGGGCAGCCTGTACACACGATCCGGACGTCCCGCCAAGGCCAGCGCCAAAGCCCGACACCACTGCCGTCGATTCTGCCTTGTTAGGCAAATGGTACCTCGCCGGCCTCGGCCGTGTCGGCGACACCACTGTCACGCCCATCGACTCGGTCAGCTATGCCTTGGAGATCTGGCGCGAAGGCTTCCTCTATGGCCATTACGTCAATGGCAGCTATACCTGGGCGGGGGACAGCATCCACATCAAGCTTAATGCAGAGGACAAACAGCGCATGCCAGATCGCATTCGCACCTATCGCGAGGCACTGCTGAGCGTCGAGAGTTACCGTGTCGATAACGAACACCAAATGCGGCTCTTCTACGACCGGGGTCAGCGCTATCTGCTCTTCAGGGACCAGCCTACGACACTGCCTAAGCAGGCTATTGTTCCGCAAGACCTGCTCACCACGTGGATCTTACACGGCCGTGTGTACTTCAAGGACGGAAATAAGGCCCTTCTCCGAAATACCGAGACAGGCCGACTCCGCTTCTACACCGATGCCACTTGGGTCTTCCAACTCTCAACTGGACAGCTCACGGGCTCCTTCCGCACCGATGGTCAGTCGATGCACTTCACCCTCACACCTCCATCGCTGAAAACTAGCCCGAGCGAAGCCTACTACCTCCGTCAGGCACTGGAACGGGTGACGAGCTATAAGATCTACGACAATGAGCTGCAGCTCTATGTGGGTGGAGAGGAGGCGTATCTCGCTTTCAAAAATGCGAAGATCGGGACAGGTCGCATCAACGGACACCTCTGCCAACCGTGGAAGCTCGTCGGGTTCGGACACACCGCAGGTGGCTCGCTGCATATTCCGGAAGAAGGCTATAACCTCCGCGACCGGTCTTTCATGCTCGAATTCCGAGCTGGCGGCTCGCTATACACCCATTCCTCAACCAATTATTTCTACGGCGAGTACTCCGTGGATGGCCAGTCGCTCCGTATGGCAGTAGGCGGAGGCACCAAGGTGAACGAAACCCAAGAGGGTAAGGCATATATCGAGGCGCTGCATACGGTGGAACGTTTTGAACTGCAGAAGGACGGACAGCTGAAACTCTTCTATAATCAAGGTCGCGACTATCTGCTCTTCCGCGATGGTCTCTCGCTCGTCTCTTCCCCGCCACCCGCTGAGCTGCTGGGGAAGTGGACACTGGCTGAGATGCGCTACTCTGCACTGCCTCCAGTCGTCTTTAAGCCTGGCGAACAGACGATAACGTTCCTCAAGAGTGGGTATATCGATGTGGAAGGATATAAGCTCTTTGGCAGCATACCTGAAGATAAGCTATACTACGGCTATCATCCGTGGGGCAAGGAGAACACCCTCTTTATCGGTTGGACGTACTTCATCTACAATCTGGAAGGCGAAACACTGACGATGACCGATAAAGCAGCCGTAGACGGTCCGAACTACGTCTTCAAACGACTAAGGAAGTGA
- a CDS encoding META domain-containing protein yields the protein MKTTARLGLLALLLSIVWAACTHDPDVPPRPAPKPDTTAVDSALLGKWYLLGSGWRYDMDPQPLDTVAYVLEFGGDGSLHGYAVNGSYTLKDTALRFKLYAVDEQRMPDRLLTYRKKLLSVYRYTIYSDGLLRLYYDNDTKYLLFDRKEPAPPVLNQLPRALLATWRINEYRLIEDRVTRDLSNSEPIQLRFNADTTWTLQVSSGQTTGPFRTDSWTIRFNHRLKPMDRFGSPDDRRLLESLREVVWYELKGDELTLYFSEGAGFISCQKVEPEAGRIDEHLCQPWKLVGFGHTADGSLRELTGADRLSNKTFLVELLINGMLYTLSSSNELYGNFSMNGQSIRMNVGGGTKVGETKAGEAYVRALNAAERFELQKDGRLKLFYNQGRDYLLFREGISIISSTPPAELLGKWVMADLRRYAMPPTGFKLSEQTVDFRSDGFVYITGTEPFGTSLGNKLPYGYQPWGKEDNLLVGYMYFSCRIDGDELRLGRNSSVDGPVYVFKRLRK from the coding sequence ATGAAAACTACTGCACGTTTAGGGCTCCTCGCCCTATTGCTGTCCATCGTCTGGGCAGCCTGTACACACGATCCGGACGTCCCGCCACGGCCAGCGCCGAAGCCCGACACCACGGCCGTCGACTCTGCCTTGTTAGGCAAATGGTATCTCCTTGGCTCCGGCTGGAGGTATGATATGGACCCTCAACCCCTCGACACTGTGGCTTACGTTCTGGAGTTTGGAGGCGATGGCTCCCTGCATGGCTATGCTGTCAATGGCAGCTATACGCTGAAGGACACGGCCTTGCGATTCAAGCTCTATGCCGTGGACGAACAGCGCATGCCAGATCGCCTTCTCACCTATCGCAAGAAACTGCTGAGCGTCTATCGTTACACGATCTACTCCGACGGACTACTGCGGCTCTATTACGACAACGACACGAAATATCTGCTTTTCGACAGGAAGGAGCCGGCACCTCCCGTGCTGAATCAGTTGCCGCGAGCACTGCTCGCCACGTGGCGGATCAACGAATATCGTCTCATCGAGGATAGAGTAACGAGGGATCTCTCAAACAGTGAGCCGATCCAACTCCGGTTCAACGCCGATACCACTTGGACGCTCCAAGTCTCAAGTGGACAGACCACGGGCCCCTTCCGCACGGACAGTTGGACTATCCGCTTCAACCACAGACTCAAGCCGATGGATAGATTCGGATCACCCGACGACCGTCGCCTCTTGGAGTCACTGAGAGAGGTGGTCTGGTACGAATTAAAAGGGGATGAACTGACACTCTATTTCAGTGAAGGTGCGGGCTTCATCAGCTGCCAAAAAGTAGAGCCTGAGGCAGGTCGCATCGACGAGCACCTCTGCCAACCGTGGAAACTTGTCGGGTTTGGGCACACCGCAGACGGCTCGCTGCGTGAGTTAACCGGAGCGGATCGCCTCTCCAACAAGACTTTCTTAGTCGAATTACTAATTAATGGCATGCTGTACACGCTCTCCTCTTCCAATGAACTCTATGGCAACTTCTCCATGAATGGCCAATCGATCCGTATGAACGTAGGCGGAGGCACCAAGGTCGGCGAAACCAAAGCGGGCGAGGCATATGTCCGGGCACTGAATGCGGCGGAACGTTTCGAACTACAGAAGGACGGACGGCTGAAACTCTTCTATAACCAAGGGCGCGACTATCTACTCTTCCGCGAGGGTATCTCGATCATCTCCTCCACACCACCTGCCGAGCTGCTGGGGAAGTGGGTAATGGCGGATCTTCGCCGCTACGCAATGCCCCCAACAGGATTTAAGCTTAGCGAACAGACAGTGGATTTCCGCTCGGATGGGTTCGTCTATATCACAGGGACGGAGCCCTTTGGCACTTCACTTGGGAACAAGCTGCCTTACGGCTATCAGCCGTGGGGTAAGGAGGACAACCTCCTTGTCGGTTATATGTACTTCAGCTGTCGCATAGATGGCGACGAGCTAAGGTTAGGGCGCAATTCATCCGTAGACGGTCCGGTCTACGTCTTCAAACGGCTAAGGAAGTGA
- a CDS encoding OmpA family protein: protein MIKNFKVMAMALACASLLLTGCGASNTAKGTAIGVGGGAAVGAGIGKIAGNTALGAVIGAAVGGATGAIIGKKMDKQKKELEKVLPDDTKVEVVEEEGRAPALRVTFDSGILFATNSSTVSAASKSALRDLARNLEKNPDTDLRIVGHTDNTGRVDYNQSLSERRARSVYDYLLDQGVSSRRMVYEGKGIHQPVASNNTVEGRAQNRRVEVLISANEKMVNDAKREAGER, encoded by the coding sequence ATGATCAAAAACTTTAAGGTAATGGCAATGGCGCTCGCCTGCGCGTCGCTCCTGCTGACCGGGTGCGGGGCAAGCAACACGGCCAAGGGTACGGCTATCGGTGTCGGCGGAGGAGCTGCCGTCGGCGCGGGCATCGGTAAGATAGCCGGTAACACGGCGCTCGGAGCCGTCATTGGTGCCGCCGTCGGTGGCGCCACAGGAGCCATCATCGGTAAGAAGATGGACAAACAGAAGAAGGAACTGGAGAAGGTGCTTCCGGATGATACCAAGGTGGAAGTGGTAGAGGAAGAGGGGCGTGCCCCGGCTTTGCGTGTCACGTTCGACTCAGGAATTCTCTTCGCCACAAACTCCAGTACCGTGAGTGCTGCGTCCAAGTCCGCCCTGCGTGACCTGGCTCGAAACTTAGAGAAAAACCCAGATACCGACCTCCGCATAGTCGGTCATACGGACAATACGGGCCGAGTGGACTACAACCAGAGTCTCTCCGAACGTCGTGCCAGGAGTGTTTACGACTATCTGCTTGACCAAGGCGTAAGCAGTCGACGCATGGTCTATGAGGGCAAGGGTATCCATCAGCCCGTGGCGAGCAATAACACCGTCGAGGGGCGTGCCCAAAACCGTCGTGTAGAGGTGCTGATCAGCGCCAACGAGAAGATGGTCAACGACGCGAAACGCGAGGCCGGCGAGCGTTAA
- a CDS encoding M16 family metallopeptidase has translation MKQTAPALVSTEINEYILDNGLTVWLNEDHSQPKVFGAVVVMAGSKDSPNTGIAHYFEHMMFKGTEQIGTTDYAAEKVLLDAIEAKYEELAATKNSKRREAIQMEINELSIRAADFVIPNEFDRLITKYGGSKLNAGTSYDYTVYHNLFSPQYLEQWAELNSERLIRPVFRMFQSELETVYEEKNRRDDMILNRSIERLMEKYFHPHPYAYPIIGSAENLKNPRLSEMKRFFRTYYVSSNMGLILSGDFDTRRALPIIERTFSRIPRGVPDAAPTVRIRPFRGRERTTIKIPLPLLKAVALGFRGVPANHPDQPALDVAAGILNNSNGTGYLDRLMVERRLMGAMIGGESFNEAGFIGIVAVPRLSHTCRSAERMIWRELERVKQGDFTDEIFNSLKREQLRRHLTELEDIDSRSQIMVRLFSQGKTWADYREELARAEALTKEDVVRVANKYFGANYLFVKKKTGRYPKERLKKPGFAPIVPKHADATSAYSDWLDRMPVEEVRPRFVDFTHDVQTLRPADGLTLYITPNRVNNIFTLKLSYAIGLTEEPRLKLLTGYIPLLGTASLTFDALHTRLQTLGSTLDLTADEYSLTLKITGFDTAFDETLELVSGFVSGVKADDAKLKTLVDDARVADKAFFKSNNEVAEALFEFVQYGPESQFLTRPSLRDVKRTKGRELVNLFRHAVRRECTAHYCGTLPAERVVDRTLRCFSPGPDGRIAAVAPYRRLVSYDRPRVYLYHMPDVFQNIIYVYMPCQPLPTLRERHTADLFSLYFGEGMSSLMFQEIREFRSLAYYTSGAYRLPPYRLSDLPTRFVAYLSTQSDKTIDALEVLDALINHMPEHPERIDSLIRTEINRVNNAYPAFRDISTRIAEFRRDGYTDDPHRALLDDIRRMTMDDITRFYQAHICGRKPVYVIVGNAHRIDRRRLATFGEIVRIHHQEFYR, from the coding sequence ATGAAGCAAACTGCGCCGGCGCTCGTATCGACGGAGATCAACGAATACATTCTGGACAATGGCCTGACGGTATGGCTCAACGAAGACCACAGCCAGCCGAAGGTCTTTGGTGCTGTTGTCGTGATGGCTGGATCGAAAGATTCCCCCAACACGGGCATAGCGCATTACTTTGAGCATATGATGTTTAAGGGCACTGAACAGATCGGGACGACAGACTACGCCGCTGAGAAAGTCCTCCTCGACGCCATCGAAGCCAAGTACGAGGAGCTGGCTGCAACCAAGAACAGCAAGCGGAGGGAGGCCATTCAAATGGAGATCAACGAACTCAGCATCCGGGCCGCAGATTTCGTCATCCCCAACGAGTTCGATCGGCTCATTACCAAGTACGGCGGATCGAAGCTAAATGCCGGTACGTCGTACGATTACACCGTCTATCACAACCTCTTCTCACCGCAATACTTGGAGCAGTGGGCCGAGCTCAACAGCGAGCGACTCATACGGCCCGTTTTTCGCATGTTCCAAAGCGAGCTCGAGACCGTGTACGAGGAGAAAAACCGACGTGACGACATGATCCTCAACCGTTCCATCGAGCGATTGATGGAGAAGTACTTCCACCCACATCCCTATGCCTACCCGATCATTGGAAGCGCGGAAAACCTCAAGAATCCGCGGCTCTCGGAGATGAAACGCTTCTTCAGGACCTATTACGTCTCCTCCAACATGGGCCTCATCCTGAGCGGCGATTTTGACACCCGACGGGCCCTTCCCATCATCGAGCGCACCTTTTCACGTATCCCGCGAGGCGTGCCAGACGCGGCGCCGACGGTCCGTATCCGCCCATTCCGGGGCCGCGAGCGGACTACGATCAAGATCCCCTTGCCGCTACTCAAAGCCGTCGCCTTGGGCTTTCGCGGCGTACCCGCTAATCACCCCGATCAGCCGGCACTGGACGTGGCCGCGGGTATCCTCAACAACTCCAATGGCACGGGCTATCTGGACCGCCTAATGGTCGAGCGGCGCCTGATGGGGGCCATGATCGGCGGTGAGTCTTTCAATGAAGCGGGCTTCATCGGGATCGTGGCCGTGCCGCGGTTGTCTCATACATGCCGTTCGGCCGAGCGCATGATCTGGAGAGAACTCGAGCGGGTTAAGCAAGGGGACTTCACGGACGAGATCTTCAACAGCCTCAAGCGTGAACAGCTCCGCCGCCACCTGACGGAACTCGAGGATATCGATTCGCGCAGCCAGATCATGGTGCGTCTCTTCTCCCAAGGCAAGACCTGGGCCGACTACCGCGAGGAGTTGGCACGTGCCGAGGCGCTCACGAAAGAGGACGTGGTGCGCGTGGCCAATAAGTATTTCGGGGCCAATTATCTATTCGTGAAGAAAAAGACCGGCCGTTACCCCAAGGAGCGGCTGAAGAAGCCGGGCTTCGCACCCATCGTGCCTAAGCATGCCGACGCAACCTCGGCCTACAGCGACTGGCTCGACCGTATGCCTGTCGAGGAGGTGCGGCCGCGCTTTGTCGACTTTACGCACGATGTGCAGACACTTCGACCCGCCGACGGTCTCACGCTCTACATCACGCCCAACAGGGTCAACAACATCTTCACCCTCAAACTGTCCTATGCGATCGGACTCACCGAGGAGCCGCGTCTGAAACTCCTCACCGGATACATACCCCTCCTCGGCACAGCCTCCCTCACCTTCGACGCGCTACACACCCGCCTACAGACGCTCGGTAGCACGCTCGACCTGACAGCCGATGAGTACAGCCTCACCCTCAAGATCACCGGCTTTGACACGGCATTCGACGAGACGCTGGAGTTGGTCTCCGGGTTCGTGTCGGGCGTGAAGGCGGACGACGCCAAGCTCAAAACCTTAGTCGACGACGCAAGGGTGGCCGATAAGGCCTTCTTCAAATCGAACAATGAGGTGGCCGAGGCGCTCTTCGAGTTTGTGCAGTACGGCCCCGAATCGCAATTCCTGACGCGGCCCTCTCTGCGTGACGTGAAGCGCACCAAAGGGCGCGAGCTGGTCAACTTGTTCCGACACGCCGTCCGACGCGAGTGTACGGCCCATTACTGTGGCACGCTGCCCGCCGAACGCGTAGTCGATCGCACCCTCCGTTGCTTCTCTCCGGGCCCCGACGGAAGGATTGCCGCCGTGGCCCCCTATCGACGGCTCGTCAGCTACGACCGCCCGCGCGTCTACCTCTACCACATGCCTGACGTCTTCCAAAACATCATCTACGTCTACATGCCTTGTCAGCCCCTGCCCACCCTCCGCGAGCGGCACACGGCCGACCTTTTCTCGTTGTATTTCGGAGAGGGCATGTCGTCGCTCATGTTTCAAGAGATCCGCGAGTTTCGTTCGCTGGCTTACTACACCTCGGGAGCGTACCGTCTGCCGCCCTACCGCCTGTCGGACCTCCCCACGCGGTTCGTGGCCTACCTATCCACGCAGAGCGATAAGACGATCGACGCCCTCGAAGTGCTTGATGCCCTCATCAACCACATGCCCGAACATCCCGAGCGCATCGACTCCCTGATCCGCACAGAGATCAATCGGGTCAATAATGCCTATCCGGCCTTTCGCGACATCTCGACGCGCATTGCCGAATTCCGACGTGACGGCTATACGGACGACCCCCATCGGGCGCTCTTAGACGACATCCGACGGATGACAATGGACGACATCACCCGGTTTTATCAAGCCCACATCTGCGGACGTAAGCCTGTCTACGTCATAGTCGGAAACGCGCACCGCATAGACCGGCGCCGACTGGCCACGTTTGGCGAGATCGTCCGCATTCACCATCAGGAATTTTATCGGTAG
- a CDS encoding polysaccharide deacetylase family protein has translation MILLSFDIEEFDLPTEYGLAISWEEQLRVSREGSGHILNVLARHGVRATFFCTARFAEAAPDVLRAICDGGHEVASHGYAHSAFEEADLTRSREILRRMSGQPVTGFRMPRMMHVADEALLRAGYRYNSSLNPTLIPGRYNHLNQPRTWFRREGLLQLPASTTPRVRFPLFWLSFHHLPPALYRRLARLTLRHDGYLLLYFHPWEFMPLQGISGLPRLVTRNSGTAAVERLDQLIDDLSLRGSGFGTFTEFVDSLPK, from the coding sequence ATGATCTTACTCAGTTTTGATATCGAGGAGTTCGACCTGCCGACGGAGTACGGGCTGGCGATCTCATGGGAAGAGCAGCTCCGCGTTTCGCGTGAGGGGAGCGGCCATATACTAAATGTACTGGCGCGCCACGGTGTGCGGGCCACCTTCTTTTGCACCGCGCGTTTTGCGGAGGCGGCGCCGGATGTGCTGCGCGCCATCTGCGACGGCGGTCACGAGGTGGCCTCACACGGCTATGCGCATAGCGCCTTCGAGGAGGCCGACCTCACGCGGTCGCGAGAGATTCTCCGGCGGATGTCGGGCCAGCCGGTCACGGGCTTTCGCATGCCGCGCATGATGCACGTCGCCGACGAGGCGCTCCTGCGGGCCGGCTACCGCTACAACTCGTCACTCAACCCGACCCTCATCCCCGGTCGTTACAACCACCTCAACCAGCCGCGCACCTGGTTCCGCCGCGAGGGCCTCCTACAGCTGCCCGCCTCCACCACGCCGCGCGTGCGCTTCCCCCTCTTCTGGCTCTCCTTCCACCACCTGCCCCCCGCGCTCTACCGCCGCCTGGCCCGCCTCACCCTGCGCCACGACGGCTACCTACTCCTCTACTTCCACCCTTGGGAGTTCATGCCTCTGCAAGGCATATCGGGGTTGCCGCGGCTCGTCACGCGTAACAGTGGCACCGCAGCCGTGGAGCGCCTCGATCAGCTGATCGACGACCTCAGTCTCCGCGGCTCAGGCTTCGGCACATTCACGGAGTTCGTCGACAGCCTGCCGAAATAA
- a CDS encoding glycosyltransferase family 87 protein: MMNWNERLKALAERPLFNRYAPIGVVWAVAAIAAALLKFPNNNFTIFRHVFWHVWEGLPLYVPYPEVYHDVNLYGPVFSCVVAPFAVCPPLMGLMLWLLAMAGLLFVAVRKLPIERRGRIFIAWFCANELFTALSMAQFNVAIAALLILAFVLIEEGHEGWAALMIAVGTFVKLYGIVGLAFFFFVRRKGRFLGALAGWSVVLFLLPMLLSSPEYIVGQYGAWAEALTVKNDANLFALRQNISLLGMVRKISGRADYSDLWLIVPGLILFALPYLRLDQYRHRAFRLMFLASVMLFVVLFSTGSESSGYIIALTGVAIWYVGVPWRRSRWDLALLIFALLLTSFSPSDLFPRRIYHHYIIPYALKALPCVMVWLKLMWEMMTRDYEE, translated from the coding sequence ATGATGAACTGGAATGAACGCTTGAAAGCCCTTGCTGAGCGACCGCTTTTTAATCGCTATGCACCGATCGGGGTGGTGTGGGCTGTGGCGGCCATTGCGGCTGCTCTACTGAAATTCCCGAACAACAACTTCACCATCTTCCGACATGTGTTTTGGCACGTTTGGGAGGGGTTGCCGCTGTATGTGCCTTATCCGGAGGTGTATCACGACGTCAATCTCTACGGCCCAGTGTTCAGCTGCGTCGTGGCGCCGTTTGCGGTCTGTCCGCCGCTGATGGGGCTTATGCTGTGGCTGTTGGCGATGGCGGGGCTGCTGTTCGTGGCCGTGCGAAAGCTGCCCATAGAGCGTCGGGGGCGGATCTTCATTGCCTGGTTCTGCGCCAATGAGCTGTTCACGGCGCTGAGCATGGCGCAGTTCAACGTGGCCATTGCGGCACTGCTGATCCTCGCCTTTGTGCTGATTGAGGAGGGGCACGAGGGCTGGGCTGCATTAATGATTGCCGTGGGGACCTTCGTCAAGCTGTACGGCATCGTGGGGCTGGCGTTCTTCTTCTTTGTGCGACGTAAGGGGCGATTCCTCGGGGCGCTGGCGGGGTGGAGCGTGGTGCTATTCCTGCTGCCTATGCTGCTGTCGTCGCCGGAATACATCGTGGGGCAGTATGGCGCATGGGCCGAGGCGCTCACGGTGAAGAATGATGCGAATCTCTTTGCGTTGCGCCAGAACATCTCACTGCTGGGCATGGTGCGGAAGATTTCGGGCCGGGCGGACTATTCTGACTTATGGCTCATCGTGCCCGGGCTGATCCTCTTTGCGCTGCCCTACCTCAGGCTCGACCAGTATCGCCACCGCGCGTTCCGACTCATGTTCTTAGCATCGGTCATGCTGTTCGTGGTGTTGTTCAGCACGGGCAGCGAGTCCAGCGGATATATCATTGCGCTGACCGGCGTGGCCATCTGGTACGTCGGGGTGCCCTGGCGCCGCAGCCGATGGGACCTGGCGCTGCTCATCTTTGCCCTGCTGCTGACCAGCTTTTCGCCCTCGGATCTGTTTCCGCGGCGCATCTATCATCATTATATCATACCCTACGCCCTGAAGGCATTGCCCTGCGTGATGGTATGGCTGAAGCTCATGTGGGAGATGATGACGCGTGATTATGAGGAGTGA
- a CDS encoding AAA family ATPase — MPYLYIISGCNGAGKTTASYTILPEMLGCKEFVNSDEIAKGLSPFNADNIAVAVEASRIMYRRIRELVAANKTFALETTLASRSIAKLLQNAQEKSYYVTLLYFWLNTPDLAVERVRNRVASGGHNVTESTVRRRYTAGIQNLFQLYIPICDYWMITDNSLSPMEVIAKGFKNGKREIYNPVVYNKLETYE; from the coding sequence GTGCCCTACTTATACATCATATCCGGCTGCAACGGCGCCGGTAAAACGACCGCCTCCTACACCATCCTGCCCGAAATGTTAGGATGCAAGGAGTTCGTCAATTCCGACGAAATCGCGAAGGGATTGTCGCCCTTTAACGCCGATAATATCGCCGTAGCGGTAGAGGCCAGCCGGATCATGTACAGGCGCATCCGGGAATTGGTGGCCGCCAACAAGACGTTTGCATTAGAGACGACCCTAGCCAGCCGTTCGATAGCCAAACTGCTACAGAATGCGCAGGAAAAGAGCTATTACGTGACCCTGCTCTACTTCTGGCTGAACACGCCGGACTTGGCCGTAGAGCGCGTACGTAACCGAGTAGCATCGGGCGGCCACAATGTCACCGAAAGCACCGTTAGGCGGCGCTACACGGCGGGTATTCAGAACCTGTTCCAGCTCTACATCCCCATCTGCGACTATTGGATGATCACGGACAATTCCCTCTCGCCGATGGAGGTGATCGCTAAGGGCTTCAAGAACGGAAAGAGAGAGATCTATAACCCTGTTGTTTATAATAAATTGGAAACTTATGAATGA
- a CDS encoding Fic family protein: MTQDKMTCTYQLPMLPLPFDLETKAVLRQLSLSHRRLAELKGVARTIPNEQILINTLTLQEAKDSSEVENIVTTNDELYRADLAMRDVVINASTKEVLNYRQSLQSGFFSARKKGLLTLNDIQQIQAELVKNSAGFRAVPGTTLRNDADEIVYIPPQDNGEIQRLMDNLEQYINDPTLHDVDPLIKMAVIHHQFESIHPFYDGNGRTGRVISVLYLVINGLLDLPILYLSRYITHNKGTYYRLIQHVRDTQGDTVAHLAAWEEWILFLLKGVEVTSEQTIRLVEGISMLMAKYKQHLRPLFAKAYKHELLNNLFFHPYTKIEYLQQDMGVGRKTAAKYLDLIVENGLLERIKVGRSNYYINASLVNLFVNHSLPFS; this comes from the coding sequence ATGACACAAGATAAAATGACATGCACCTATCAGCTCCCTATGCTGCCTCTTCCCTTCGACTTGGAGACGAAGGCCGTCCTCAGGCAGCTCAGCCTCTCGCACCGTCGATTGGCTGAACTCAAAGGTGTCGCCCGCACGATCCCCAACGAGCAAATCCTGATCAATACCCTGACGCTGCAAGAAGCCAAGGATAGCTCCGAGGTGGAAAACATCGTCACCACCAACGATGAGCTCTATCGTGCCGACTTAGCTATGAGGGACGTAGTCATCAACGCCTCGACGAAAGAGGTGCTGAACTATCGTCAATCCCTGCAAAGCGGCTTCTTCTCAGCAAGGAAGAAGGGCTTGCTCACGCTGAATGATATACAGCAGATACAAGCGGAACTGGTCAAAAACAGCGCTGGCTTTCGTGCCGTGCCTGGTACCACACTGAGGAATGATGCCGATGAAATTGTCTACATCCCACCGCAAGACAACGGCGAAATTCAGCGATTGATGGACAATCTGGAGCAATACATCAATGACCCCACGCTGCACGACGTCGACCCACTGATCAAAATGGCCGTCATTCATCACCAATTTGAAAGCATCCACCCCTTCTACGACGGCAACGGTCGTACCGGTCGCGTCATCTCTGTGCTCTATCTCGTGATCAACGGCCTGCTGGATCTCCCCATTCTTTACCTCAGTCGTTACATCACCCATAACAAGGGCACATACTACCGGCTGATACAACATGTCCGTGACACGCAGGGTGACACTGTTGCCCACCTCGCCGCTTGGGAGGAATGGATACTCTTTCTGCTCAAAGGCGTCGAGGTTACTTCGGAACAGACTATCCGGCTCGTTGAAGGCATATCGATGCTCATGGCCAAATACAAGCAGCATCTACGTCCGCTCTTTGCCAAAGCCTACAAGCACGAGCTGCTCAACAACCTTTTCTTCCATCCTTATACCAAGATTGAGTACCTCCAGCAGGACATGGGTGTGGGACGGAAGACGGCCGCTAAATACTTGGATTTGATCGTCGAAAACGGACTATTGGAACGGATAAAAGTCGGACGTTCCAATTATTACATCAATGCCTCACTGGTCAATCTCTTTGTCAACCACAGCCTCCCCTTTTCATGA